Sequence from the Penaeus chinensis breed Huanghai No. 1 chromosome 5, ASM1920278v2, whole genome shotgun sequence genome:
ccttGGCCATATCATGTGTTGCGAGTACCTGAAATCTTAACAAATATTTGTTCTAGTTCTTGGTGTTTCACAATGTTCTTGTTAATCATGCAAATGTTGGAATACAAAGCAAAATGTGTAAATAAGACATCATTTTTGTATAAATTTTATTCACAGAAATGTCAGTGTACATAATCCTGCTTTCTTTCAAAACTCTGTCACACACTTCATGCATCATTGGCAGTTCCTGTAGTAGCTCCCCCCAAAAATGTCTTAATATCagttctatatacatttttttccaaacatttgatataaatatatatgaatcctTGCAACTGGCTATTTGTCTACATGAAACTTAACCCTTTTTTGCCAGCTGAAGAAACTCCATGCTCTGGAAATTAATGGCAACAAGCTGACTTTGAGCCCAggagttcgctacatcaagccAATCGCCCCACTCATCACACTTTGGCACATCACCACAGTGTACAGCCACActccacagatcgagcggtttgttatgacgccgcAAGGCGTGGCCCGGCAGAATTGGGCTAATTGGCATAACTGATTGTCTCCATCTCTGTCAACTGACATGCCATGATGCCAAGGCAAGACCcattaacataaaatataaaaaggccACACAAcattccccatttctttccttctcctcctcataaatataatgtaaccataaaaaaatatatataagtataattccTAATCTGTCTAATGGGCTACtcagccttttcttcttcttcatcaaccaGGCCCACCACAGGCCTCTGCTTGACAGGAACGTGTGGCACTGCTCCCTTCTTGGAGTGCTTGCGAAGGTTGGCCTGTCTGCAAGAAGGAGGTTGTGCTTGTATTAGTTTGGTCTTCGTGGGAGATATGTCTTGATGTATTTATATCGTTTTCTTATTCATGCCAAAGGAAATGTGAATAAATAGTTATAATTGCAAACCATTTAATTTATTAGAGATTAAACTAGAAAAAAGTTCAGTGAAATATTAAACAACAAatgctcgcactctctctctcgcactctctcactcactcacgcactctctctctctcactcacgcactctctctctcactcacgcactctctctctcactcacgcactctctctctcactcacgcactctctctctcactcacgcactctctctctcactcacgcactctctctctcactcacgcactctctctctcactcacgcactctctctctcactctcgcactctctctcactcgcactctctctcactcgcactcgcactctcactcgcactcgcactctcactcgcactctctctcactcgcactctctctcactcgcactctctctcactcgcactctctctcactcgcactctctctcactcgcactctctctctctcactcacacactctctcactcacacactctctcactcacacactctctctcctcacacactctctctcactcacacactctctctcactcacacactctctctcactcacacactctctctcactcacacactctctctcactcacacactctctctcactcacacactctctctcactcacacactctctctcactcacacactctctctcactcacacactctctctcactcacactctctctctcactcacactctctctctcactcacactctctctctcactcacactctctctctcactcacactctctctctctcactcacactctctctctctcactcacacactctctctctctcactcacacactctctctctcactcacacactctctctctcactcacacactctctctctcactcacacactctctctctcactcacactctctctctctcactcacacactctctctctctcactcacacactctctctctctcactcacacactctctctctctcactcacacactctctctctctcactcacacactctctctctctcactcacacactctctctctctcactcacacactctctctctctcactcacacactctctctctctcactcacacactctctctcctatgcTGGCACTTACCTAATAGCCTTGCTCTCCCTGATGACAGCATGCTCTTTCTTGGCATGGTAGATGTGACCTGGCAAGTGCCTGTGTCGCTGGATCCTCTTCACCTCTGGGAATGAACTGTATTTCTTCTTCAGCTCCTCTGCATAGTTGATGGCTGACTGTTCTCTTTCACGCATCTGCAGAAGGAAAACAGATAAGAAAGGAGGAGGCAAGTGTGAGGATTCCAATAAGGAACAGGTCCACATAATAAACTACAAAATAAGCAGCTAGTTGAAAAAACTAGGTAAAACAAAATAAGTCAATAGAAAAGGTGCAcaactagacaaaaaaaaaagtatatataacatttgtataaaaatagttgtatgtaaaaaaaaaaaaaaaaaaaaaaaaaaaatcatcaatctATAGACAAAGAAGCAGCAATGTTTAACAGCAAACAGGAATATATACATTACTTACCACACCCAACTTCTCACTTGCAACTGCCTTCCAAAGCCTCACATTGTGATCAGAGGAGCCTGAGAGGACATACTTGTTGTCAGCTGTCCATAAAACACAATTTATCTTGAACATGCGCTTGGTGTGGTACACATCTCTACACTTTCCCTGAAAGCAATACTTGTTAATTACTGTACAGAAAAATACAGGTCTATTTTGCTTATATAACCTTCAAGAAAATTTGTCTCAAATCCTAAAACAATGATTTTCCTACCAGCATTTAGGAAGATATCCTCAATACATAACCCCCACCAAATAATATATGAAGTACATATAAAGTGTACAACATTAAAAACCTGCAACTCTCTTAGTCAACTTACTTCTTCTGTTGAGAATATTCTGATGGACCTGTCATAACTTCCTGAGACAAACTCCTTGCCAGTTGGAGAGTAATAGACATCAGTGACTGCTGACGTGTGGCCTTCATGCAAGCCTACTATACGGTTCTTGTTGTTCATGTTTCTAATGTCGAAGGAATaacaactagaaaaaaaaaaaaattatataatgttgCATGTAAGCAGGTAAGATGTGCAACATCTGGAATATTCTCTGCAACCAAATATACAAATTCTATTCAATGCTTTATAAACACACCTGAAGTGCTAAGTTACCTCAAGAAGagaaagattatgataaaaaataacaggaatCATTTAATCAATCTTAAGAAGAATTCAGATGACTAAAGTTAAACATgttggaaagagaagaggtgatggaagaaaaaggaaagagaacaggaaaaggaaaacagagaggaagaggataagggaaaaatagaggagacagaacagaagagaaaacgaaTAGAAAGCACATGAAAATGGAATCaaaagaaagtgggagaagaaaaggagaaagagaaggcagtaatggaaaataagagaaggaactaaggaataaggaaaaagcaGGGAAAGTGAACACAAAAAagtatctttctttcactccacTTACTTGTAATCCTCGCTGGCTGCTGTTAAGATGAAAGCCTCCATGGGATTCCACGCAAGAGCATTCACTCTCATATTCATCCTTAGCTTCTTCACCTCCTTGCCTCTTGTGTCGTAAAGGATGATGTTGTTTGCCTGATCACTGGAAGCTATCAAGTTATGCATGTTgagtgaaaagacaaaaaaaaaaaaaaaaaaacacatatatgataataacctCATGATGCTGGGTTAGCAAggatatatacaatgtacactattttcttttttgttattaattatctttaaaaaCAGAAGGCTCCAAAAGTGATTAATctccaaggagtcaattaatagttctacctatctcacctgtttacccttttccttgattttcagaagaaaatgttattgttgttagtattgttaataaaattataataatcataattccaacaacaacaacaacaataataataataataataataatattaataatattattaataataataataataataataataataataataataataataataataataataataataatcacaacatcaataacattgGAAAATAACACTTTACACAAAAGcttgaggaaaggggaaatcaggtgaagCCACACAGCTCTCTTAATATGCTCCTAAGGGCTAAGGAGTTGTGGAGCTACCTATGTGCAAAACAAAATTCATCAAAGAAcccagcagcaatgggttaaaagtGGTTGAATTAGGTAAATGTTAATGGGCACTTAAAATAAAAATTCTATAGGGATGCTCTGAAGAATCCTGTATCTCCTTTGCATATTCATTCTATTTGCAAATTCACTGGTggatttactcatttatttaactCTTTTATTAATTTCAAGCTATATAACAAGATATCAAACTTAACTTTATCATCAATAACTTCCTTGATACACTTATCTGCTACAGCAAACCTGCCAACTTTTTTGGAATATAGTGAACACTATGCATCACTAAGCAGAAATTTACAAAGTATAAGTCACCAAAACATATATTTCTGGCTCTGACATTCCCAACTTTCCTTACTTTCCAGTTTTACCCCATATTAGAAAAAAACAGGAGTCTTCCATGAGATCTAGGGTGCAATGAAGCTATGATATTTAAATGTGGGTGTTTGAAATACTTCAACTTTCTCCTATGTGAACCTCTTCAGTGTGCTAAACCAACCAGattcacaaatgtagaaaaggtatgaatgaggatgaatatcttcacaatacaagatgttaattttcatccatacctttcc
This genomic interval carries:
- the LOC125025901 gene encoding DDB1- and CUL4-associated factor 13-like, with the translated sequence MSIIKNIKVLSRNPDHHMRETKHDIHRVQRNYDPTLHPFEAAREYKLAVNAVKLERVFAKPFVSSLTHSDALSAMCRHPSQLSSVFTGTVEGELMLWDLPQKKSKWSVQAHNGHLGAIVTAPDGGSFFTVGNDKTIKRWSLEKTLENTDLPVDTWMSETVIMGISHHRYNNEFITCGERVLLWDASMKAPKFSYDWNTGARGSNASVVCVKFNDIETSLFASSDQANNIILYDTRGKEVKKLRMNMRVNALAWNPMEAFILTAASEDYNCYSFDIRNMNNKNRIVGLHEGHTSAVTDVYYSPTGKEFVSGSYDRSIRIFSTEEGKCRDVYHTKRMFKINCVLWTADNKYVLSGSSDHNVRLWKAVASEKLGVMREREQSAINYAEELKKKYSSFPEVKRIQRHRHLPGHIYHAKKEHAVIRESKAIRQANLRKHSKKGAVPHVPVKQRPVVGLVDEEEEKAE